The following proteins are co-located in the Schistocerca nitens isolate TAMUIC-IGC-003100 chromosome 2, iqSchNite1.1, whole genome shotgun sequence genome:
- the LOC126234793 gene encoding uncharacterized protein LOC126234793, with protein sequence MAAKFNWCLPSTTKLIEMYKADEALYNVRHPEYKNKLRRLESYKNIAEVISREIRPGCTAEDIKMKINGLRSSYSHEKAKMLESKSGASAQAVCTSQVYWFHLLKFLDKAIEADESVSNVEGESGSELGTPSSEEMFGHEMQAQYSSQEETDVACSEPQHHEQPPTKRRKVTTNVIVEATKMLKVVADMCKNKSQPVREDRYSAFATHITAELRKMENVGGKAFATDTMQGLIQCLMDRWDLLYATNPQPQPSTSGHFQATVQKAGIQEDDTL encoded by the exons ATGGCTGCAAAATTTAATTGGTGTCTAccgtcaactacaaaattaatagaaatgtataaagctgatgaggcgctttacaacgtgaggcacccagaatacaaaaataaattaaggaGATTGGAGAGCTATAAAAATATTGCGGAGGTCATTAGCCGTGAGATACGGCCGGGTTGCACGGCggaagatataaaaatgaaaattaatggcCTCCGCTCAAGCTACTCCCACGAAAAAGCAAAA ATGCTTGAAAGCAAAAGTGGAGCCAGTGCACAGGCCGTTTGTACTTCCCAAGTATACTGGTTCCACTTGCTTAAGTTTCTCGATAAGGCCATAGAGGCCGACGAAAGTGTGAGTAACGTAGAGGGGGAAAGTGGCAGTGAACTTGGAACACCCTCGTCCGAAGAAATGTTTGGG CATGAAATGCAGGCTCAGTACTCTTCTCAAGAAGAGACTGATGTAGCTTGCAGTGAGCCCCAGCATCATGAGCAGCCTCCCACAAAGAGAAGAAAAGTTACAACCAATGTTATTGTGGAGGCCACCAAAATGTTGAAGGTTGTCGCTGATATGTGCAAAAACAAGTCCCAGCCTGTCAGAGAAGACCGGTATAGTGCCTTTGCCACCCACATCACAGCTGAACTGCGGAAGATGGAAAATGTGGGTGGGAAAGCATTTGCAACAGACACTATGCAAGGGTTAATTCAGTGTCTGATGGACAGGTGGGATTTGCTGTATGCGACAAATCCACAGCCACAACCGTCCACCTCTGGACATTTCCAGGCTACCGTCCAGAAAGCTGGCATACAAGAGGACGATACGCtgtaa